GCTACTACTGACTCCAGCCTGGGGTGAGTGATTGTGGAGCAGCTGCTCCTGGCTATTTCACCATGATGATTTTCTAGAGGTCATCAtggcttatttttttctctttcttacctgttttcattttcccatGGTCCTTTGTGTCTTTCTGATGTTCTTCTGGCCTTTCTCTCATAGGAATTTGTTgcgtgtaatttttaaaaaaacacatttctgCCTTTCCTGAGAGCTCAGCCCTCGCTCTAGCCCCTTCCACCTTCCTTTTGTTCCTCCCAGTTTAGCTTTGTCATGCCACAAGCCATCATCACTGACCCAACTTCTCTTTTCTACCCACCTTTGCTCCTGGAGGGGTTGTGTTACCAGTCCCACCTGAGACATGTGACTCCTCAGATAAAACACATATTCTCAGCTTTATTACTTCAGAACTTGCAGGTTAGCACAATTGGTGAACACAGAATCTCCTGCCTTAAACGTATCAGCTAGCCTGTATCAGCTAGCCTGTATCAGCCTGTATCAGCTAGCCTGTATTAGCTAGCCTGTATCAGCTAGCCTGTATCAGCTAGCCTGTATCAGCTAGCCTGTATCAGCTAGCCTGTATCAGCTAGCCTGTATCAGCTAGCCTGTATCAGCTAGCCTGTATCAGCTTAGCCTGTATCAGTTTGCCTGTGTTAGCTAACCTGTATAAGCTAGCCTGTATCAGCTCGCCTGTATAAGTTAGCCTGTATAAGTTAGCCTGTATCAGCTAGCCTGTATCAGCCTGCCTGTATCAGCTAGCCTGTATCAGCTAACCTGTATCAGCTAGCCTGTATCAGCTAGCCTGTATCAGCTAGCCTGTATCAGCTAGCCTGTATCAGCTAGCCTGTATCAGCTAACCTGTATTAGCTAGCCTGTATCAGCTAACCTGTATCAGCTAGCTAGCCTGTATCAGCTAGCCTGTATCAGCTAGCCTGTATAAGCTAGCCTGTATCAGCTCACCTGTATCAGCTAGCCTGTATCAGCTAGCCTGTATCAGTTAGCCTGTATTAGCTAGCCTTCTGTGACCTCCTGGCTATCTGCTAGTGGCAGAGGCAATGGTTCTAGCTTCTCTGATTGTTTCATGTGCTTCTCGTTCCAGAGCATAGCTGAAAATCCCCTCTTTacctctgtctccttttcctcctgggacccagaagtcccacccaTTCACTGGGGCACATAGAAGCAGTTCCTCATCTGTCACCATACCCAGAAatccttttttatttacttttgagacagggtcttgataaGCAGTGTAGGTTGGCCTAGAACACACAGTATTCTGGCCTCCCCCTCCCTAGTGCTGTGACTGTACGAGTGTGACATCACACCTAAGAGCCTTGGAAGACACTCTCTTGAGTCCTTGGCGCACATGGCTAGgtgacctgtttttcttttttgctgtagCTTCATGGACAACTTACTTGGCACTACGGATCCTAGTCTTACACCTTTCACCTAATGTGCCCCTTTCCCATTTGAATAGTCTCATTTCTGAGATAATGCTTCAGTATTTCCTTTTATGGCAGAGGCTCCCCAGCACAGTTAAATACTTCAGGGAAGCTTGGGTGGGGGGGCACACTGCATGTTTCTTGGCCTTTGGGTCCAGTTTCTTAGTCTTCATCCTAAGTGGTTTGTCTCTAACCTCATATTAATGTCTAGTGTTCTTGGAAGAATTCTTTAGTCTTGAGTCTTAGAAAAGTCTTAAATGATTAGATATTACTTCCCTTTACAAAGGAAAGTCAACTGCTATACCAAAGAGCTGCTAGGTAGGCCTTGTCAATGTGTTGCTGTACCATTGTGCAATATCCTTTCAGAGATAATTTCCCTCGTGGTCAGATGTCTCAGTAACTCCATGAATGGCCATTGCCGATCTGGTTATCATCGTCAGTCTCACCGTTGATTGTTAATCTTTTGTACAGAATTAAATGTCATCCTAACAATGTTCAGATCCACCTGTGACCCAGCTTCCTTCTTGTAAGGAACATTACGTGTGGTTTTAATGACGTGTCTTGGCCTCTCTCTGAGTGCAGGGATTGGGGTAGCCCATGTGGCGAGCCCAGGATGGGGCCTCTGGTTGTTGACATGAATGCAGACACCGAATCTTAACTTCTATTGTACACAGAGCCCTTTAGTGACACTGCAAGGAGCTTGGGATTGGGATGGGATGAGGATAGTGTTATACTAACAAGTGACACTGCTTACAATTCATTATACCTCTTCCAGGATGACTTTCTGTCATTGCTGGAGAAGCTAGATCTGTATCGTCCTTACAAAGAAAAGGGACCGAACACTCCTCAtcattttctctgcctctttctttctgggAAAGACACCAATCTAGGCTGGGGCCAGGGAATTAAGACAAAGTACTGCAGTTGGCGGCCCAAGAGGATTGAGCTCAAGGAAGAGCAAAGTGGTTAGTATCTGTCTCCAAGACATAATGTTCAAGACCTCTTCAGCTCAGCCTTCGTGGTGGCTGAGTTTACTGAACACATATCCTGGGGTGCCTAGGAGCTAAGGTGTGGGGACAAATGCAATCAGAGTCTCCTTGGTGGCAATCATAGACTTTAATTATTAACAGACATTTCTGATTTGATGGCTTCAGCCTAAAGGTGCTGGTTGAAGTACAGAGCTCAGAGAGGAACAGTCTTAATTTGACTATTGGAAGAACAGCTGCTCCCAGGCTCCGTCTTCTTCCTGTCTGCTCAAAACTCTCCAAATGTAAGGGGTCGAGAGTATCTGTTCTCTTATCTGAGGTCCATATGAGTGACAGGAAGGGAAAAGGTGAGACCAGAAAAGAGCcattgtccttcttcttcttcttcttcttcttcttcttcttcttcttcttcttcttcttcttcttcttcttcttcttcttctcctcctcctcctcctcctcctcctcctcctcctcctcctcctcctcctcctcctcctcctcctcctcctcctcctcccttcctcctcctcctcctcctcctcctcctcctcctcttcctcctcctccctcctcctcctcctcctcctccccccctcctccttctttctcctcctgcttctttgaaACCAACTCTTAacgtattccaggctggccttacactcaCTAGGTAGCCAAGGATTACTTTAAACTTCTGGTCCTATTTTTTAACCTCTTAATATTGGGATTGCAGgagcacaccaccatgcccatgTAACTTGTTTTCTCTTACTTTTCCTCATGCTAAAGCTCTTTCTCTAATAAGAGCAGAGATCTTGAAGACAAGTCCCAGGCCAAGAGCCAGGAGTTGCCCCATCTGGCTTGACACTAGTCTATCTCACTGAGTACTCTGGAGAAAAATCTCTTCTCATCTGAGTCTCGTGGTGCCCTTATGGCTTGGGTATGCCTTAGACTGCAGGACTTATGTTTCTTTTGTTGCCTATGAGGTGCAGAGGCAAAGGGAATCCCTGGTAATGATTGATAGCTTATCTTAGGGAAAAGACAGAATCTGGGAGGAGGTGGTGTCTCTTCCAGTGATGTTTATAGAAAGGCTGTGGCCTGACTCTCAGCATTTAGTAGACACCGGAAGCCTAGTGAGTTTTCGGATCTGTTGTCTGAatcaagaagagaagaaaagagagatgaagGAGAGGAGTTATCCTGACATCCTAGCATATGTGTATAAAGAGGCTTCAAATGGCTTTTCCTCCTGAAATGAGCCCCTGCTCTGAACCCTCTTCTCTCAGAGACACCTCTTGGGCTCAACTCATTTCCACCTTACTCTTTAACAGCAAAAAGAACTCCTCATGCTCTCTCCTAAACAGGCATAAGTAGGCCAGGCTTCCACGGCTGAGGGAGGAACCAGCACACCTCTGAGAACAGGAGGGAAGAGCCTAGGTGATGGGTGAGGGTGGGCTGCGAGTGGATCAATGTGATTCTCAAATTGATTGTCACAGGCAGGGGTAGGTGGTCAGCACTGCCTAGGCTTCCTGGGGACCATCATGGACCTGCGCAGCTATGGTGCTGGACTGAAACAGGAATGCTGAGTAGGCCATGTCAGCTTCCTCCTTGGATGActaggaagaaacagaagaggcaTTAGTAGATGGCCGGTGACAGAAAGGACATACATCTGTTTACCGTCTCTGCTGGAGCAAAACACACTTCTCAGACCTCACTCTTAGCCAGCCCCCAGGGCTTAGCAGGAAGAGATAAATTTTGAGAAATGGAAAGTTGTAGCCTCTAAAAATATCTCCCACTGTCTCACTACCCCCTTATGCAAAGCAGGATGGAACACTGTTGGTGGGGCCTGTCCCCAGAAGCTATGCTCTCGCAGTCTACAGGCAAAGTGGCCTAGGTTGTTGTCCACCAAGGtatcctgtgttttcttcctccACTGCACTAGAGGGGCAGCATTTTAGCTCTGTTCTGTTGGCAGGGACTCATCTCTAGGACTGACTTCCACAGGCTAATTCTCTAAATGCATGACGTTTGATGGTATAAGGAGGGGCAGATACAGTAGATAGTGTCAGTGCTCCAAGATGAGATGCAAAAGGACATCATAAGGAATCTTAGGAAGGCAAAGTAGGAGGGCAGTTTGCATCCCAATGGTAGGAGTTGCCTCTTCTGGGATTTCATGATACTGGTTGGGGTGGGCAAGGGCTTCTAGTAATGATCAAGAAGCCCACCATCAATGAACGCCTTCCAGCCTCCTCAGGAGGAAGGACAATCCTGGGGAAACCCTCCAAGGAAGATGTGTGACCATGGAAAGACCCTAGGGCCCCATAGCTCAGGAAGACCACCCACTCAGTCCTCACTGCTAACACGGGACTCTCCACATGTGACTAGATCTTTCGCAGCTGCGAAGCTTACAGCtgtgtttcactccttcttaagcTCCGGCTACGTCAGCAGCACCCACACCTGAAGAGCCTGTCTCTTCCTCAGAAAGGCCTCTTGGATACTGTATTTATAGCATCTTCCCTgtttgggggctgggaggggggcGGTCAGCCTCCATGCGGAGGTGACTTGGTCCTGATGTCCAACTGCAGTCTGAATTCCCCATCATGCACTGGgacatccttccttctcccttaccctttttgctttcttggaTTCCTCTGACTCGGTGGTACACTCGGTGGTAGTCTCTATTTctgcatggagagagagagagagaaaaaaaaagagagtgtgtgtgcatgtgtgtgtgtgtgtgttcttagcccttacccatttctcttccttcctggatGGGGACAGATCCAGTTCTGCTCTCCCCAAACCTGGGCATTCTCAAGATACATACCATCTTTTCCTTCGAGGACTGTTTCTTGTGTGTCTGGAGAGGCGCCCATGTTGTCATTGCCTCCCAAATCCCTGGAGTTCCTGAAGTCTCCCATGCTAATGTCTGTCCTGTAGCTGCTGATTGACATGCGGTCTGTTGGGCAGAAGAGTCGGTGTCAGTGCCGGGGTAGGGCCATGGGTAAGGAGAGCAGGGTGTGTTGCTCTCTCTGAAATGACCTGGCATATGCCTTAGCAAGTGGGATACCAAGGAGTGCTACCTTTTGATGCTTACctccaaattaaaatgaaaacagtctGGCTCCCTTTCTTGGTAGTCAAGATTCTGGGGCCTTTGCCAATCTGTGACTCAGTTCACAGAACTTAATCTAGTTTAAATCAGCCGTGTGAGGGGGTTGTGAGTGCCCTATCTTGAGCCACTGGGACACGGAGGAATAGAATGGGGCATACCAGAGTCACAGAACTGATTAGCTGAGCTGGAGATGGGGCGAGGGGCATCTTGGGTACTCACCTACATTCTTCCGATGTCGGACTCTGGCCACCCACACAGCCACAACACCCACTGCCAGCACCAGACCCAGGGGCACCAGGGTGGAGACTAGGACTTTGGAGCTCCCGCTTTGTCCACCAGCACTGCAAGAGGGATTAATCCAGCCCATTACTGAGAGCGAGATCATCAGAATGTGCTAGGCTACCCCAGCTGGAGCCCTCCCCGACCCTGTCTATATTTTTGATGTAGATCTCAAGTCTGTTTTGTTAAGGGCCAGCTCCTCACCCCTGCCCTGAACCAGCAAGTCAAGGACCTGGCCTTCTTTATACTCTGGGCTTGAGACATTGAACTGGACGGTTCCAGCTATGAAAGAAAGGTTGTGCTCCTTCTCCTCTGCTGACAAGCATACTCGAAGGCTGTGAGAGCTGACCATCTGCCGTTCTCTCACACCCTCTGCTACTTGGTTCTAGTGACCCAGACTTGGAGTTTGGTCTCTGGCGTGTTCTCTGTGTGGGAAATCTTCTCACCTGCCAGCATTCCCAGATGCTCTGTTCTCCTGAGCTTGGTCTCCCGCATTCTGTATCTCTCTTTCGTCTGCAAAAAGCCTGGGGTCCAGATTGGCTTTGTTCTCATTCTCACTGACAGAGGATTCCACTACCTCTTCCTCTGGAGCAACTTTTGCACGTGCGTTTGCGTCTGTCGGGTTGATGTGGGGTGACCCTgaagcagagcaaaacaaaacaaagcaggttACGGTTTTCCTCTGTGCTTTTAAGCCTGTGGGTTGCAGAGAAATCTCGGGGTAGGATCTTAAAGCTCCAGAGGTGGACTAGCACTAGACTTGGAGGTGAAAACCTTCTCTAGATCCCCAGACACTATTTCTACTCATACTGCTTCCTACCCTCTGGTCATCAAGTTCATTTCTGGCATCAAGGATCTAGGTAACAGATCCACCTGTGACAACAGGCTGACAGGGAGATTCTTACAGCACCAAAATCCTGTCCCAGGAGCAGAGTGAGACAGGGCTGCCTCTAGGCAGCAGATTAGCAATGGCTTCTCTTCAATCAGTTTTGTTTTACACAGACTTCGTGAGATTTCCAGGGGCTAAACTGCCCTCACTATGTAAGATATCTTATGTGACATTTTAAACAGAggctgggagtgcaaacttgtgtaCATGTTaatgttgttttctttcctctttcttctttcggTGTCAGGAGTCGAACCTGGGGCATCGTGGATGAGAAACACATGCTCGAATCTAAGCTATCCTCTCAGTCCTGGGCCTTAGTGTTTTTTGTTTAAGATGAGGCTGCCAGGCGGTCGTTCGTGAGCAGTCTTGTGCAGatgcaggaagaggaagtgtACTGATATGAGTCTGACTCTGAGACTGCTATGTAAGATCACTGGATGGAGAGGGGGCTTCAGTCTGGCACTCTCTTATTCCTTCCCTCTTAGAGGAAAATCTGAGGACTACCCTGATCATGGGAGGCTATGGGTGCTGGCACTGACTGCCCTCGGGACTCACCTCTGGTCCTCTCTTCAACTGCTACATAGATGGCTGTAGTTTCTCCATAGACCTGACCTTCTTTTACCCCACACCAGTACCAGCCTTCATCTTCCTTTTTGACCGGGTTCAGGGTCATGGAGACGATCTGGCTGCTCTGGTCACAGCTCACAGAGGACTGGCGGGCACCTTCATCGTGGCTCGGCAGGATGTGGCAGCCGTCATTGCTCCACTTGCACCAGTATTTCTCCTGGGAGTAGAATTTGCACGGATAGTGGCAGGAGATTGTGAAGGTCTCTCCTATCACCGCGGTTGCGTTCTGTGGTGTCACCTCAAGGTCTGGCTTCTTTgtagctggggggaggggggagagagaggggcaggaagaCATGGACACAGAGATTGAGACTTGGAGATGCtacaggggaaggagaggggtggcTTCAGTGTGTGGCGTGTGTTGCCCCTGAAGTTAGCATTGTAATACATTATTCTGAATACATAAGAAGCAGAAATCTATGCTAATAGGATGACAATTGATGACCATCATATCCATCAATCCAGAGTCTGATGTAGTATACAGCCTTGCTCACTGGCTTCTGCTTGTCTCTCTTACTCTACAAAGAGCCATGTCCAATAGTCTACAGCGGATATCTACCTAATGCAAAGTAGGCTAATCCTTCCGATACCGGGAAGTGTGGCAAGTGATGGTTGAAAGAACCTGGGGTGCTGGTCACAGGTGTGGAAATGTGACCTCTGGATAGGAAGGTCCTTCCTACACCTGTATGGATGGAGATAGCATAGCAGAAAAGATGTCTAGGGGACGTGACTGCTGCTATCGGGATGCTCTTcagcctcctctctccacctggTGTAGATCTGTGCTCACCTTCAGCAACCTGCAGTTCTATCGTGCTTCTCCAGCGAGAGTCACCATTGGTAAGACACCAGTAGAAGCCAGAATCCTGGGTGGTGAGCTGGTTGAGGATGACAGTGTAGGCGCCACTGCCCGGCTGATCGAACAGTGCCAGTCGGCCTTCATATCCTTCTTGCACCAGGGCCTGGGTCCCCACGAGCACCGGGCAGCGTCCATTCTCATCGGCTTCCCAGTGACACCAGTACTTGAGGCTGCTGCTTTCCTTGGGGTTATAGGGACAGACGATGGCCACAGAGCCTCctgtgacacccttcacaacagagCGAGTATTGGGAATCGTGGACTCTGGAAGTACAGACGGGGATGGTGTGACAGGACTGAATGTACCAAATAGCCTTGTGCACCCCAAGCAACATTTCTCCCCATGACATCCACTACGGAGACAGAAAGGTTTAGACAAGTCACCAACCCCTCCTGagaatataaaaacaatttttatttgtgtctgaATCTATAACCAGAGTCTGAAGGCCAGACTCCAATGACTTCAGAATGAGTTTCTCattcctctcttcccacctcatGCTCGACAGGTAATGGAAGGCATTTAAGAGATAATACTGGTCTCTCTCCTTTGCCTTCTTATCAAATCTCTCTCTAAATAAGcattcaatatatttctttttctaaaaactaGCTTAAAGTATTGTacctaaattaagaaaatatatttggaataggtctgctttaaaatataaactaaaactaTGTGGTATGATTTTTAGAAACCAAAGACCCCAAGAGTCATCTCTGAGAGTACAGTGGCTAATGCAGTCGTCAAGAGAGAAACCATGGTGACTGAAGTTGTCAGGGATGGGGAGAAGACTCAGAGTTGGGAATAGAAAAACGGTGTCAGGAACATAGCCCCCTCCAAACTGTGTCAGAAAAGTCATAGGAACAGGTATTTTGAACTTCAAATACTGGCTTCCTGCTTCTTATGAGGAGTCTGTGCTTTAGGGTGAGAAGGAACAAGGGTTGAATCCTGTCTTGCTGATGGCTCGTGGAGGTCTAGCTGCTGAGCCAGATTATGCTGTGTAACAAATTACCCTAAAAGCTGTGGGAGTGGAATCTTTAGATGCTGGGTTATTGCCTTTCCAGGAAGCTTTTAAGGTCATGGTATGCCAATGGTCTTCCACCTGAGTGTGAGAGAAATGTACAACTTGCTCTGGAGTTGGTTGGAGTAGGAAGGGGAACATGGGTCTATCATTGGTACTGAATCCCATCTACTAGTCAGGCCCCCAAAGGGGTTCTACTTTCCTTATTCTTGTTAGCCAGAGATAGCCATCAATAGGTCCTTGATAATACAGAAGAATAATTGGGAAATTAGCCTAAGATAGACAGAAGCTACATTTTCTGGCTCTCCTCAACTGCATCCCACACTGTACTTGGTTCAAGACTTTCCAGCAAGGAGATGCTGCTGATGGATGTGAATATCAAGGAATATGTCAGAGGGGTAAGCTAGTGTCTCACCTGCCGTCCCATGCCACCCCACCTTACTTCTCACCTTCATTGACAAAGAGTTGCCAAGCCTGGATGGGCCAGCCTTCCTGAGGCAAACCAGAACTGTGCGCTCCACACTGGTAGTGCCCTGCATCCTCCTTCCTCAGGCCTGTGATCAACACACTGAAGCGGCCTTTGCCATCCCTGGGGGTTAGCAGGATCCTGCCTTCAAAGGCTGGATCTCTCTTCCCCAGGGTGTTGATGATGACATCACAGGTTTCCTTGTTCTTCCGACACAGATATTTGGCATCATTTGCCACTTCATGGCCCAGGTCACATTCAAAAGTCACTGAGGACCTCAGGTCTTTATAAAGCAGCTCTGGCTCAGGCTCTagcacctggaggtcagcattatTTTTATCAGCACTGGGGCCTTCTCCAGCTTGGCAAACATACAGTCCAGCATCACTGGGCATTAGGTGGCTAATGGTGACATAGAATACATCGCGGCTGGTCCCTTTCATAAAAAGGGTTGCTCTGTCCTTATAGCTGGGGTCCACGTACTCAGTAGAGTCAATGACAACTTCGCAGGACTCTCCTCTCTTCTTACACAGGGATTTCTTGCTATGAGCATTCCCCTCTTTGAAACGGCATTCGATGGTCACAGTTCTGCCTATGTCCTTTGTATAGACATGGGTGTCATTTGGGAACTCAGGAACTGTGGAATGAAGAACAGGGGTGaattataaattttgttttgtgacatcGGGCCATTAGTTGTAACCAGTGAGGGTTCTGGATAGTCTAGAATGCCCTCCTCCCTAGACGAACACTGTCCGAATTTTTCTATAGGAACTTATACAACagtacaccaaagaaaagacctCCAAAGCAAAGGTTTTACTTTGATTTCCCCCTGCACTTGTTTTCATGCCATTCTTCTCAAAAGCAAACCATAGAAATGAGAATTCTTCTTCCCAAAGGCAGACCATAGAAACATGACCCCTTTATCCTAAAGCCATCcacaaactataaaaatattactttcatCTTCCCATTCTTTTTTTGTAAAAGCTGCCCAGAAAGAACCTCCTGACCTACCATTCTATATGTTAAGGTGTTCACTGCCAAGTCTGCCTCACACTCCAACAAGAAGTACTAGCGCTGAGGGGCCGGGGAGAATCTGAGATGATGGGCCTTTCTGGGTTTTCCATTTACACTGCTTCCACAAGAGTTCACATGTATTTTGTCCTATCTCATCTCTATCTGACCactcctgcctcaaaaaacccgAGATTAAATCCTATATTTACATGGGCATTGTGAAGGTTCCTATGAATGTAAAACTTCAATAAATGGAGCTCTGGAGAGATAGATCAAGAGTTAGATACTCTTCCAgagaggaccaggattcaattcctagcatccacctGGTGGTTTacaactgtctacaactccagtcCCATGGGATCTGACAGCTCTTCTGGCCCCTGAAGGTACCAGGAACTCATATTATACACAGAAATAtagacaaaatattcatacatataaaataaattaattaatttaaaaaaccaacTTAGTTAAATGAAGCCATGTATTCTCTTGTTACCCTGTCCTTTGTTGAGGTCTTGGCTGTGACTTTTGTGAGTGAGGTCAGTAATTACCCATCTATCTCCTCCCTCTGTCAGGGCCCATCCTAACTTCCATCTCCTCAGGAAGGGTTTCTGTAAGCTGGTGctaatttctcccttctctcctgaaCCTCTTCATTAGTCACTATGTCTAGTCTAAGCTCTACCTCTGTAGACTGgaggatggagacattttcttctctgcttgAACAGCATCGAGTTTTGGTAGGTGCCAAGTTAACATgtatagaaacaaacagaattgAATGGGAACTGTCTAAAACTATAGTCCAAATATGTTGGGTTGCCTTGTGAAGCAGAGCCTGCTATTGGGATCAGAGCCTGTATTCCCAGTATCTGTAGTATTCTTCTAGGTATCCAGAAGGAGTCAACTGTGAATACCCCTCAGCTCTTAAGaatccacagagcacagaaaCAACCTTCTTATTTAGTGTACAGTTGATAGCACGCACATCCCAAAGAGCGATGCGTATCATTCAAAGCCCCACGTATTCACTCtcttgagttttttcttttaactctgAGACAAGCAGAACTCTTGTCAATGGTGAACCCTTAGCAGAacacccttttctccctctcttctttcggTGTTTAGAAACCAACCATTTCAGGGGCCTAGACTTTAATAAAGATATGAAATTTATGTTGATAGTCCTAATGAACCAATGGATCCCACTAAAATCCATTTTATGGAGAAGCCTTTTGTGGCCCCAAATGCTCTTGgtgtattttcttccttgttaGGTGTCACAGATGTTCTATAAACTAACGACATGACAGCCCCAAGGATGATGAAGCAGAAGGTTTTAATTGTAGACATGAGGGAGAGACAACAGCCAGAGGCATccggaagagtccagagcagacagaggtgggagcagagtagactctctgtctctgtctctgtctctctctctctctctctctctctctctctctctctctctctctctctctctctctctctctctctctctctctctctctttttatctcccctttctctcttctctctctcttactttttgatgtatatgtgtgcctctgtgtgtgtgtctgtatgtgtgtacgtgtctgtgtgtgtgtgtgtgtgtgtgtgtgtggtggggcaaAGAAAGTGTGGACCAAAACAGGGAGCATAGCTGAAATAGCATGGTATACGAAGGAGAAAGGAGTAGCTGGGGGAGAAAGGAGTAGCTGGGGGAGAGGAAGGTCCATGAGCTAGGGAAGTTCAGAGTAGGGTCAGGATACCAGCATGGGCTTTGAAATGTCTAAGAGGTAGTTGTACTCCTGAAGGAGGCCGGAGGCTTTAATACGCTTTGGTATACTAATAGGCACCACAGATAGCCATTTGTCCCATCTGTCAGTGGTAAAGGAAATGGCCCCTTTGGAAAACTGGTTTCAAAAGTTCCTGAGGAATTCCTGCTTTTGTCTGTCATCCGGAATTTGAGGAAaaggagtttcctttggacctgacagaTGTTACGTCTCAACTCTATCAAATATAACAAAAACTGTCCTTCTGTCACCAACTGCAGCCCGAGATGCTTGTTAGAGACCCAGAAGATATGGAAAATCTCACCCATTTCCTCATATGTCTTGATGTTCTATTATGAAAAGTctgcctcaggaggaaggagactTCAGACTTCATGTCAAGAAACCCTTCTGTAGGAGGTATTTTCCTCCAGCAAACTCTCTCACCAGACCTGAATTGATTTCATTTGCTTTGCCGGGAAGCCCAGGATGTCTGAATTCTTACCCTGGCTGACCTCTAGGCTGACATCG
This is a stretch of genomic DNA from Rattus rattus isolate New Zealand chromosome 10, Rrattus_CSIRO_v1, whole genome shotgun sequence. It encodes these proteins:
- the Pigr gene encoding polymeric immunoglobulin receptor; the protein is MPQPPWKPQAMRLSLFALLVTVFSGVSTQSPIFGPQDVSSIEGNSVSITCYYPDTSVNRHTRKYWCRQGANGYCATLISSNGYLSKDYSGRASLINFPENSTFVINIAHLTQEDTGSYKCGLGTTNRGLFFDVSLEVSQVPEFPNDTHVYTKDIGRTVTIECRFKEGNAHSKKSLCKKRGESCEVVIDSTEYVDPSYKDRATLFMKGTSRDVFYVTISHLMPSDAGLYVCQAGEGPSADKNNADLQVLEPEPELLYKDLRSSVTFECDLGHEVANDAKYLCRKNKETCDVIINTLGKRDPAFEGRILLTPRDGKGRFSVLITGLRKEDAGHYQCGAHSSGLPQEGWPIQAWQLFVNEESTIPNTRSVVKGVTGGSVAIVCPYNPKESSSLKYWCHWEADENGRCPVLVGTQALVQEGYEGRLALFDQPGSGAYTVILNQLTTQDSGFYWCLTNGDSRWRSTIELQVAEATKKPDLEVTPQNATAVIGETFTISCHYPCKFYSQEKYWCKWSNDGCHILPSHDEGARQSSVSCDQSSQIVSMTLNPVKKEDEGWYWCGVKEGQVYGETTAIYVAVEERTRGSPHINPTDANARAKVAPEEEVVESSVSENENKANLDPRLFADEREIQNAGDQAQENRASGNAGSAGGQSGSSKVLVSTLVPLGLVLAVGVVAVWVARVRHRKNVDRMSISSYRTDISMGDFRNSRDLGGNDNMGASPDTQETVLEGKDEIETTTECTTESEESKKAKRSSKEEADMAYSAFLFQSSTIAAQVHDGPQEA